Proteins found in one Zea mays cultivar B73 chromosome 1, Zm-B73-REFERENCE-NAM-5.0, whole genome shotgun sequence genomic segment:
- the LOC100283609 gene encoding rhodanese-like family protein — protein MAMGAAAAASTCTRPASPGLARRRVRAQATSSWAGGAEALVRSGAVRAVRPRDAAEALGGEGFRLLDVRPEWERARASVRGSVHVPLFVGDDDMGPVTLLKKWVHLGYIGLWTGQAFTKMNERFVDDVAAAVDGSKDAKLLVACGEGLRSLIAVRMLHDDGYRNLAWLAGGFSKCADGDFADVEGESKLQYATIGGASYIFLQILLFLGVVK, from the exons ATGGCTATGGGTGCTGCGGCGGCCGCATCCACCTGCACCAGGCCCGCGTCCCCTGGCCTGGCCCGACGTCGCGTCAGGGCGCAGGCGACGTCGTCGTGGGCCGGAGGCGCCGAGGCGCTGGTGCGGTCGGGCGCGGTGAGGGCCGTGCGGCCGAGGGACGCTGCGGAGGCGCTGGGCGGCGAGGGGTTCCGCCTGCTGGACGTCCGGCCGGAGTGGGAGCGCGCCCGCGCCAGCGTGCGGGGCTCGGTGCACGTGCCGCTGTTCGTGGGGGACGACGACATGGGCCCCGTGACGCTGCTGAAGAAGTGGGTCCACTTGGGCTACATCGGGCTCTGGACCGGCCAGGCCTTCACCAAGATGAACGAGCGCTTCGTCGACGAcgtcgccgccgccgtcgacggCAGCAAGGACGCCAAGCTTCTCGTCGCTTGTGGCGAAGGCCTCAG GTCGTTGATCGCGGTGAGGATGCTGCACGACGACGGGTACAGGAACCTGGCGTGGCTCGCCGGcgggttcagcaagtgcgcggacGGCGATTTCGCAGATGTGGAGGGGGAGAGCAAGCTGCAGTACGCCACCATCGGGGGCGCGTCCTACATCTTCCTCCAGATCCTGCTGTTTCTGGGAGTGGTGAAATGA